One part of the Vicia villosa cultivar HV-30 ecotype Madison, WI unplaced genomic scaffold, Vvil1.0 ctg.000828F_1_1, whole genome shotgun sequence genome encodes these proteins:
- the LOC131631451 gene encoding uncharacterized protein LOC131631451: MAEVWRRSNGKRALRNLVQRWDVFPYGGRGGVGSEAGSDASCASIYFSEIPDRAKAREIFELFGCIGEVVEVVIPPKRNKFGKRFGFARFNQVEDVRVLAVKLDNVIIDGVKIHANPPRFERYSRGGGVSGKEPRKFVHQDQLQRNSGRGDVSFVDARSFAEVAAAKKMEGDMKGAKPILEFSSDPEVFAKLSKAYVGKVIIPGMTYNIRTCFELDGYFSIRVTPLGANLCLLEEVEEGDIGALIREGEVWWKQWFSEIRRWKAEDVDEERVTWLRVFGVPCHAWRFEFFEQLEKRVGTYICADEQTLKAVNMDVGRFMVRTVCSKVLNEIVTVLIDGVSFNIKIIEDLHGPIRINLNNEGLNPGSRGGESSDSEKDWNEE, encoded by the coding sequence ATGGCAGAAGTTTGGCGAAGGAGCAATGGGAAGAGGGCCTTAAGGAATTTAGTTCAAAGGTGGGACGTTTTTCCTTATGGTGGAAGAGGGGGAGTAGGGAGTGAAGCAGGTAGTGATGCTAGTTGCGCTTCCATTTACTTCTCAGAGATACCTGATAGAGCGAAGGCGCGCGAGATTTTCGAGCTGTTTGGGTGTATCGGCGAGGTTGTGGAAGTGGTGATTCCACCGAAGAGGAACAAATTTGGTAAAAGGTTCGGTTTTGCCAGGTTCAATCAGGTGGAGGATGTCAGAGTTTTGGCAGTCAAGCTGGACAATGTGATTATTGACGGGGTTAAAATCCACGCAAACCCACCTAGATTCgagaggtattcaagaggtggaGGGGTTTCAGGTAAGGAGCCTCGGAAGTTTGTTCATCAGGACCAACTTCAGAGGAATAGTGGCAGAGGTGATGTTTCGTTTGTGGATGCAAGGTCTTTCGCGGAGGTCGCTGCAGCTAAGAAGATGGAAGGGGATATGAAGGGAGCGAAGCCGATTTTGGAGTTTTCATCTGACCCGGAGGTTTTTGCTAAGCTATCTAAGGCTTACGTCGGAAAAGTCATTATTCCTGGTATGACTTATAATATCCGGACTTGCTTTGAGTTGGATGGTTACTTTTCTATAAGGGTTACACCATTAGGGGCAAACTTATGCTTGTTGGAGGAGGTAGAAGAAGGTGATATCGGGGCTTTGATAAGGGAGGGTGAGGTGTGGTGGAAACAATGGTTCTCTGAGATTAGAAGGTGGAAAGCGGAGGACGTGGACGAAGAAAGGGTAACGTGGTTGAGGGTTTTTGGTGTTCCGTGTCACGCATGGAGATttgaattctttgagcagctggaAAAGAGAGTTGGAACTTACATTTGTGCTGATGAACAAACTCTGAAGGCAGTGAATATGGATGTGGGGAGATTCATGGTTCGCACAGTGTGCTCGAAAGTTCTAAATGAGATAGTGACGGTGCTCATTGATGGGGTTTCTTTCAACATTAAGATTATTGAAGATTTACACGGTCCGATACGGATTAATCTCAACAATGAGGGTCTGAATCCGGGTTCTAGGGGCGGAGAATCTTCAGATTCGGAGAAGGATTGGAATGAAGAATAG